In Myxocyprinus asiaticus isolate MX2 ecotype Aquarium Trade chromosome 3, UBuf_Myxa_2, whole genome shotgun sequence, the following proteins share a genomic window:
- the LOC127429693 gene encoding insulin gene enhancer protein isl-1 isoform X2, whose protein sequence is MGDMGDPPKKKRLISLCVGCGNQIQDQYILRVSPDLEWHAACLKCAECNQYLDESCTCFVRDGKTYCKRDYIRLYGIKCAKCNIGFSKNDFVMRARSKVYHIECFRCVACSRQLIPGDEFALREDGLFCRADHDVVERATMGAGDPLSPLHPTRPLQMAEPISARQPALRPHVHKQPEKTTRVRTVLNEKQLHTLRTCYNANPRPDALMKEQLVEMTGLSPRVIRVWFQNKRCKDKKRSILMKQLHQQQPNDKTNIQGMTGTPMVATSPERHDGGLQANQVEVQSYQPPWKVLSDFALQSDIDQPAFQQLVNFSEGGPGSNSTGSEVASMSSQLPDTPNSMVASPIEA, encoded by the exons ATGGGAGATATGGGGGATCCTCCAAAAA AAAAGCGTCTAATCTCGTTGTGTGTCGGCTGTGGGAATCAAATCCAGGACCAGTATATTCTGCGAGTGTCCCCGGACCTTGAGTGGCACGCGGCATGTTTGAAATGTGCAGAATGTAACCAATATCTGGACGAGTCCTGTACATGTTTTGTCCGAGACGGAAAAACGTACTGTAAACGGGACTACATCAG GTTATACGGGATTAAATGCGCAAAATGCAACATCGGTTTCAGCAAAAATGACTTTGTAATGAGAGCACGCTCGAAGGTTTATCATATCGAGTGTTTCAGATGTGTGGCGTGTAGTCGGCAGCTCATCCCCGGAGACGAGTTCGCTCTGCGGGAAGATGGGCTCTTCTGCAGGGCCGACCATGACGTGGTGGAGCGGGCAACAATGGGTGCTGGTGACCCATTAAGCCCATTACATCCGACGAGACCTTTACAAATGGCAG AGCCCATTTCGGCACGTCAGCCCGCGCTTCGACCTCATGTGCACAAGCAGCCTGAGAAAACAACCCGCGTCCGGACAGTCCTCAACGAAAAGCAGCTCCATACCTTGAGGACATGTTACAATGCCAACCCTCGACCTGATGCTCTCATGAAAGAGCAGCTCGTTGAGATGACGGGTCTCAGTCCAAGAGTCATCAGGGTTTGGTTTCAAAACAAGCGCTGCAAGGACAAAAAGAGGAGCATACTGATGAAACAACTCCATCAGCAGCAGCCCAATGACAAAACG AACATCCAGGGGATGACAGGGACTCCAATGGTGGCGACCAGTCCAGAGAGGCACGACGGTGGTTTGCAGGCAAACCAAGTGGAGGTGCAGAGTTACCAGCCGCCTTGGAAAGTCCTGAGTGACTTCGCACTGCAGAGTGACATCGACCAGCCTGCTTTCCAGCAACTG GTGAATTTTTCTGAAGGAGGGCCAGGCTCGAACTCCACAGGGAGCGAGGTCGCCTCGATGTCCTCGCAACTGCCAGATACACCAAACAGCATGGTAGCGAGTCCTATAGAGGCCTAG
- the LOC127429693 gene encoding insulin gene enhancer protein isl-1 isoform X1: protein MGDMGDPPKKKRLISLCVGCGNQIQDQYILRVSPDLEWHAACLKCAECNQYLDESCTCFVRDGKTYCKRDYIRLYGIKCAKCNIGFSKNDFVMRARSKVYHIECFRCVACSRQLIPGDEFALREDGLFCRADHDVVERATMGAGDPLSPLHPTRPLQMAAEPISARQPALRPHVHKQPEKTTRVRTVLNEKQLHTLRTCYNANPRPDALMKEQLVEMTGLSPRVIRVWFQNKRCKDKKRSILMKQLHQQQPNDKTNIQGMTGTPMVATSPERHDGGLQANQVEVQSYQPPWKVLSDFALQSDIDQPAFQQLVNFSEGGPGSNSTGSEVASMSSQLPDTPNSMVASPIEA, encoded by the exons ATGGGAGATATGGGGGATCCTCCAAAAA AAAAGCGTCTAATCTCGTTGTGTGTCGGCTGTGGGAATCAAATCCAGGACCAGTATATTCTGCGAGTGTCCCCGGACCTTGAGTGGCACGCGGCATGTTTGAAATGTGCAGAATGTAACCAATATCTGGACGAGTCCTGTACATGTTTTGTCCGAGACGGAAAAACGTACTGTAAACGGGACTACATCAG GTTATACGGGATTAAATGCGCAAAATGCAACATCGGTTTCAGCAAAAATGACTTTGTAATGAGAGCACGCTCGAAGGTTTATCATATCGAGTGTTTCAGATGTGTGGCGTGTAGTCGGCAGCTCATCCCCGGAGACGAGTTCGCTCTGCGGGAAGATGGGCTCTTCTGCAGGGCCGACCATGACGTGGTGGAGCGGGCAACAATGGGTGCTGGTGACCCATTAAGCCCATTACATCCGACGAGACCTTTACAAATGGCAG CAGAGCCCATTTCGGCACGTCAGCCCGCGCTTCGACCTCATGTGCACAAGCAGCCTGAGAAAACAACCCGCGTCCGGACAGTCCTCAACGAAAAGCAGCTCCATACCTTGAGGACATGTTACAATGCCAACCCTCGACCTGATGCTCTCATGAAAGAGCAGCTCGTTGAGATGACGGGTCTCAGTCCAAGAGTCATCAGGGTTTGGTTTCAAAACAAGCGCTGCAAGGACAAAAAGAGGAGCATACTGATGAAACAACTCCATCAGCAGCAGCCCAATGACAAAACG AACATCCAGGGGATGACAGGGACTCCAATGGTGGCGACCAGTCCAGAGAGGCACGACGGTGGTTTGCAGGCAAACCAAGTGGAGGTGCAGAGTTACCAGCCGCCTTGGAAAGTCCTGAGTGACTTCGCACTGCAGAGTGACATCGACCAGCCTGCTTTCCAGCAACTG GTGAATTTTTCTGAAGGAGGGCCAGGCTCGAACTCCACAGGGAGCGAGGTCGCCTCGATGTCCTCGCAACTGCCAGATACACCAAACAGCATGGTAGCGAGTCCTATAGAGGCCTAG